The Mycolicibacterium flavescens genome has a segment encoding these proteins:
- the pdtaR gene encoding response regulator with putative antiterminator output domain → MATAAGAPPEAGKARRVLVAEDEALIRMDLAEMLREEGYEIVGEAGDGQEAVDLAESLKPDLVIMDVKMPRRDGIDAAAEIASKRIAPIVILTAFSQRELVERARDAGAMAYLVKPFTVTDLIPAIEVAVSRFGEIAALEQEVATLADRLETRKLVERAKGLLQAKQGMTEPEAFKWIQRAAMDRRTTMKRVAEVVLETLDTPSDAPESS, encoded by the coding sequence ATGGCAACCGCTGCTGGGGCACCGCCAGAGGCCGGTAAGGCCCGCCGTGTGCTCGTCGCCGAGGACGAAGCGCTGATTCGGATGGACTTGGCCGAGATGCTCCGCGAAGAGGGCTACGAGATCGTCGGCGAGGCCGGCGACGGCCAGGAGGCCGTCGATCTCGCCGAGAGCCTCAAGCCCGACCTCGTGATCATGGACGTCAAGATGCCCCGTCGCGACGGCATCGACGCGGCGGCCGAGATCGCCAGCAAGCGCATCGCGCCGATCGTCATCCTGACCGCGTTCAGCCAACGAGAACTGGTCGAACGCGCCAGGGATGCCGGTGCCATGGCCTACCTGGTCAAACCCTTCACCGTCACCGACCTCATCCCGGCCATCGAGGTCGCGGTGAGCCGCTTCGGCGAGATCGCCGCGCTGGAGCAGGAAGTGGCCACATTGGCCGACCGGCTGGAGACGCGCAAGCTCGTCGAACGGGCCAAAGGTTTGCTGCAGGCCAAACAGGGGATGACCGAGCCCGAGGCGTTCAAGTGGATTCAACGTGCCGCGATGGACCGGCGCACCACCATGAAACGCGTCGCCGAAGTGGTCCTCGAAACCCTCGACACACCGAGCGACGCGCCGGAGTCGAGCTAA
- the cya gene encoding family 3 adenylate cyclase yields MRLRPVCVPDVALENRTPARVRHQAERSVRRRRVLDVTAMISAAISAFFGFQGLLVGVEVWWIPVLSLVSAVAFATIPLLCRFGELVAPLVFFAVAYVTIAIQCIQLGTGSGLQFYFVAAAAIVVVILGIDHIVLASVLAALGAATVVALEYLVPENTGIQPDWARTTSFVLTVATAWILVVATLWFALRELRRARLAMEAEYERSERLLANILPATIAERLKDPTRTVIADRYDDASILFADIAGYTERASDTNPCDLVRFLDRLYTDLDALVDRHGLEKVKTSGDSYMVVSGVPHPRPDHVEALACLALDMADAVADLRDPRGRKVPLRIGLAAGPVVAGVVGARKFFYDVWGDAVNVASRMETTDVEGRIQVPQDVYERLRSTFVLEPRGEVEVKGKGVMTTWYLVGRRDDSAVRDAVELEPLSSRPQSV; encoded by the coding sequence ATGAGGCTGCGGCCGGTCTGCGTGCCCGATGTGGCGCTGGAGAACCGGACGCCCGCCCGGGTTCGGCACCAAGCGGAAAGGTCCGTGCGACGCCGCCGGGTGCTCGACGTCACCGCAATGATCAGCGCGGCGATCAGCGCCTTCTTCGGTTTTCAGGGTCTGCTCGTCGGTGTCGAGGTGTGGTGGATCCCGGTACTCAGCCTCGTCAGCGCCGTGGCGTTCGCGACGATTCCGCTGCTGTGCCGGTTCGGCGAACTCGTCGCACCGCTGGTGTTCTTCGCCGTCGCGTACGTGACCATCGCGATCCAGTGCATACAGTTGGGCACCGGGTCGGGGCTGCAGTTCTACTTCGTCGCCGCCGCCGCGATCGTGGTGGTCATTCTCGGCATCGACCACATCGTGCTGGCTTCCGTACTGGCGGCGTTGGGCGCGGCGACGGTCGTGGCGCTGGAGTACCTCGTCCCCGAAAACACCGGCATTCAACCGGATTGGGCCCGGACGACCTCGTTCGTCCTCACCGTGGCCACGGCGTGGATCCTCGTCGTCGCCACGCTGTGGTTCGCGCTCCGGGAGCTCCGCCGGGCGCGGTTGGCGATGGAGGCCGAATACGAACGGTCCGAACGTCTGCTGGCGAACATACTGCCCGCGACCATCGCCGAGCGGCTCAAGGACCCGACCCGCACGGTCATCGCCGACAGGTACGACGACGCGTCGATCCTGTTCGCCGACATCGCCGGGTACACCGAGCGGGCCAGCGACACGAATCCCTGCGATCTGGTGCGCTTCCTTGACCGGCTCTACACGGATCTGGACGCACTCGTCGACCGTCACGGGTTGGAGAAGGTCAAAACCAGCGGCGACTCGTACATGGTGGTCAGCGGTGTGCCGCATCCCCGGCCGGATCACGTCGAAGCACTGGCGTGCCTGGCGCTCGACATGGCCGACGCCGTCGCCGACCTGCGTGACCCGCGCGGGCGCAAGGTGCCGTTGCGGATCGGCCTGGCCGCGGGACCGGTCGTCGCCGGGGTCGTCGGGGCCCGCAAGTTCTTCTACGACGTATGGGGCGATGCGGTCAACGTCGCATCCCGGATGGAGACCACCGACGTCGAAGGGCGCATTCAGGTGCCCCAGGACGTCTACGAACGCCTGCGCAGCACCTTCGTGCTGGAGCCTCGTGGTGAAGTCGAGGTCAAAGGCAAGGGCGTCATGACGACGTGGTACCTCGTCGGACGTCGCGACGACTCGGCCGTGCGCGACGCGGTGGAACTCGAACCGCTCAGCTCTCGACCTCAGTCGGTTTGA
- the braC gene encoding branched-chain amino acid ABC transporter periplasmic protein, with protein sequence MRGRMARKAFAISSAGLVVLGIAGCQQAEPTEGGEAQTDLKIVEQVQIDENGAEVKADESAAPADPAGDGNAQCPPVSLAMAGALNGPDAALGINIKNGIQLAVDKHNAANPGCQVQLKTFDTEGDPQKATQIAPQIINDASTIGLIGPAFSGETMATGDVFNQAGLVAATASATNVTLSDKGWRTFFRGLGNDGVQGPSVANYLKNTLGHKKVCVVDDSTDYGLGLAQTVRQTLGPVADSSCNISVKKGDKDFSAAVTQIKGATPDSVFFSGYYAEAAPFVQQLRDGGYEGTFASADGTKDPEFVKQAGDAAKDAVLSCPCGPATGGFADEYTKKFNQAPGTYSSEGYDLGTILLKGIDSGAVTRPALLDFVRNYDGRGVARQYQWTPNGELTTSLIWIYKVQ encoded by the coding sequence GTGCGCGGTCGCATGGCACGGAAAGCATTTGCTATCAGCAGCGCTGGTCTGGTTGTGCTCGGCATAGCCGGCTGCCAACAGGCCGAGCCGACCGAGGGCGGTGAGGCACAGACCGATCTGAAGATCGTCGAACAGGTACAGATCGACGAGAACGGCGCCGAGGTCAAGGCCGACGAGAGCGCCGCGCCTGCCGACCCCGCCGGTGACGGCAACGCGCAGTGCCCGCCGGTGTCGCTGGCGATGGCCGGAGCGCTCAACGGTCCCGATGCGGCATTGGGCATCAACATCAAGAACGGCATCCAGCTGGCCGTGGACAAGCACAACGCCGCGAACCCGGGTTGCCAGGTCCAGCTGAAGACCTTCGACACCGAGGGCGATCCGCAGAAGGCCACCCAGATCGCACCGCAGATCATCAACGACGCCTCCACCATCGGCCTGATCGGTCCCGCGTTCTCCGGTGAGACCATGGCCACCGGCGACGTCTTCAATCAGGCCGGTCTCGTCGCCGCCACGGCCTCGGCCACCAACGTGACGCTGTCCGACAAGGGCTGGCGGACCTTCTTCCGCGGTCTGGGCAACGACGGCGTGCAGGGCCCGTCGGTGGCCAACTACCTGAAGAACACCCTCGGCCACAAGAAGGTCTGCGTCGTCGACGACAGCACGGACTACGGCCTGGGCCTGGCGCAGACCGTTCGTCAGACGCTGGGTCCGGTGGCCGACTCGTCCTGCAACATCTCGGTCAAGAAGGGCGACAAGGACTTCTCGGCGGCCGTGACCCAGATCAAGGGCGCCACCCCCGACTCGGTGTTCTTCAGCGGTTACTACGCCGAAGCGGCGCCGTTCGTGCAGCAGCTGCGGGACGGCGGGTACGAGGGAACGTTCGCCAGCGCCGACGGCACCAAGGATCCCGAGTTCGTCAAGCAGGCCGGCGACGCGGCCAAGGACGCCGTGCTGTCCTGCCCGTGCGGCCCGGCCACCGGCGGCTTCGCCGACGAGTACACCAAGAAGTTCAACCAGGCACCGGGCACCTACAGCAGCGAGGGCTACGACCTGGGCACCATCCTGCTGAAGGGCATCGACTCGGGCGCCGTTACCCGCCCCGCGCTGCTCGACTTCGTCCGCAATTACGACGGTCGCGGTGTGGCCCGGCAGTACCAGTGGACTCCGAACGGCGAGCTGACCACCAGCTTGATCTGGATCTACAAAGTTCAATAG
- the yecS_1 gene encoding Truncated polar amino acid ABC transporter — translation MSDVDTSSPEAPAAIDAVPLRHPWRWVAAVVIVILVALFLYGAATNDSYRWSTYWKYLFNERVLTVGVLNTLQLTVYSMVLAIVLGVLLAVMRLSPNPVLKAVAWVYLWIFRGTPVYVQLVFWGLLPTIYQNLRLGVPFGPSLLEVDLQSLSIPFLLAILGLALNEAAYMAEIIRAGISSVPEGQTEASTALGMSWGMTMRRTVLPQAMRVIIPPTGNEVISMLKTTSLVTAVPFTLDLYGITSREIAARIFEPVPLLLVAATWYLAITSVLMVGQYYLERYYSRGASRKLTTKQLEALAKAQTLGEAHP, via the coding sequence ATGAGCGATGTCGACACGTCGTCACCCGAGGCCCCTGCCGCCATCGATGCGGTGCCGCTGCGCCATCCGTGGCGCTGGGTGGCGGCGGTCGTCATCGTCATACTCGTCGCCCTGTTCCTCTACGGCGCGGCGACCAACGACTCCTACCGCTGGTCGACGTACTGGAAGTACCTGTTCAACGAACGGGTGCTGACGGTCGGGGTGCTCAACACGCTGCAGCTGACTGTCTATTCGATGGTGCTCGCGATCGTGTTGGGTGTGCTGCTCGCGGTGATGCGGCTGTCGCCCAACCCGGTGCTGAAAGCCGTTGCCTGGGTGTATCTGTGGATCTTCCGCGGCACCCCGGTGTATGTGCAGCTCGTGTTCTGGGGGTTGCTACCCACGATCTACCAGAACCTTCGGCTCGGCGTGCCGTTCGGGCCTTCGCTGCTTGAGGTGGACCTGCAGTCGCTGTCGATCCCCTTCCTGCTGGCGATCCTCGGGCTGGCACTGAACGAGGCCGCGTACATGGCCGAGATCATCCGCGCCGGAATCAGTTCCGTGCCCGAAGGTCAGACCGAAGCCTCGACGGCGCTGGGCATGTCCTGGGGGATGACGATGCGGCGCACCGTGCTTCCGCAGGCGATGCGGGTGATCATCCCACCGACCGGCAACGAGGTGATCAGCATGCTGAAGACCACGTCGCTGGTGACCGCGGTGCCGTTCACGCTGGACCTGTACGGCATCACGTCGCGGGAAATCGCCGCGCGCATCTTCGAACCCGTTCCGCTTCTGCTGGTCGCCGCGACGTGGTACCTGGCGATCACCAGCGTGCTGATGGTCGGCCAGTACTACTTGGAGCGCTACTACTCGCGTGGTGCGTCGCGCAAGCTGACCACCAAACAACTCGAGGCGCTGGCCAAGGCGCAGACCTTGGGGGAGGCGCACCCGTGA
- the ftpA gene encoding DNA-binding ferritin-like protein → MTTTTRRSEADIQAFEASPELSDSLQRVLVDLIELHLQGKQAHWNIVGTNFRDLHLQLDELVDFAREGSDTIAERMRAMEAWPDGRSDTVTAGTTLPQFPAYAVSTQDAVDLITARVYAAVDTMRQVHDAVDAEDPTSADILHQLIEGLEKLAWLIKSENRKV, encoded by the coding sequence ATGACCACAACAACACGTCGTTCAGAAGCAGACATCCAGGCTTTCGAGGCCTCGCCGGAACTCAGCGACAGCCTGCAGCGGGTTCTGGTCGATCTAATCGAGCTGCATCTTCAGGGTAAGCAGGCCCACTGGAACATCGTCGGCACCAACTTCCGCGACCTTCATCTACAACTCGACGAACTCGTCGACTTCGCCCGTGAGGGCAGCGACACCATCGCCGAGCGGATGCGTGCGATGGAGGCCTGGCCCGATGGCCGGTCGGATACGGTCACCGCCGGCACCACTCTGCCGCAGTTCCCCGCCTACGCGGTGAGCACGCAGGACGCGGTCGACCTGATCACGGCTCGGGTATACGCCGCGGTCGACACCATGCGTCAGGTTCACGACGCGGTGGACGCCGAGGACCCGACCTCCGCCGACATCCTCCATCAGCTGATCGAGGGTCTCGAGAAGCTGGCCTGGCTGATCAAGTCCGAGAACCGCAAGGTCTAG
- a CDS encoding histidine kinase gives MSAHVPDPATPLWRAAQVFRLLSCLYALGFQVSVNPDLDRPGMAWALFAVLLGFSALCAVAYLQGFGRRPAFVLVEIAVVVALILSTEVVASSQWAFDNQSWPTTLWATNATISAAIVAGPIAGMFTGVLVMVASTVVKGFINYDLGRNATIVIELAVGLAVGMAAQTARRAHSELEQATRLAAAHQERERLSREVHDGAIQVLALVSRRGREIGGATAELAELAGEQERALRRLVSSGDAEPRVGAMRDVGALLRQRASDRVSVSLPADPVLLDAVVATELSAAVVNALDNVVAHAGPDAHAYVLLEDLGDTITVSIRDDGTGIPEGRLEEAVREGRIGVAKSIVGRMDWLGGSAKLTTAPESGTEWELTLPRR, from the coding sequence ATGTCGGCCCACGTCCCGGATCCGGCCACCCCGCTGTGGCGGGCGGCCCAGGTGTTCCGATTGCTGAGTTGTCTCTATGCGCTCGGATTCCAGGTGTCGGTGAATCCGGACCTGGACCGCCCGGGTATGGCGTGGGCGCTGTTCGCGGTGTTGCTGGGGTTCAGTGCCTTGTGCGCTGTCGCCTATCTGCAGGGGTTCGGCAGACGACCGGCGTTCGTGCTGGTCGAGATCGCGGTGGTGGTGGCGTTGATCCTGTCGACCGAGGTGGTCGCCTCGTCACAGTGGGCGTTCGACAACCAGTCGTGGCCGACGACGTTGTGGGCGACCAACGCGACCATCTCGGCGGCGATCGTGGCTGGGCCGATCGCGGGCATGTTCACCGGCGTGCTCGTGATGGTGGCCAGCACCGTCGTCAAGGGCTTCATCAACTACGACCTCGGCCGCAACGCGACGATCGTCATCGAGCTCGCGGTCGGCCTGGCGGTGGGGATGGCCGCGCAGACTGCCCGACGAGCCCATTCCGAGCTGGAGCAGGCGACCAGGCTGGCCGCGGCCCACCAGGAGCGGGAGAGGTTGTCTCGGGAGGTGCACGACGGCGCCATCCAGGTGCTCGCGCTGGTCTCGCGTCGTGGCCGCGAAATCGGGGGAGCCACAGCCGAACTCGCTGAACTCGCGGGCGAGCAGGAGCGTGCGCTGAGGCGGTTGGTCAGCTCCGGTGACGCCGAACCGCGCGTCGGGGCGATGAGAGACGTCGGCGCGTTGTTGCGGCAGCGAGCGTCCGACCGCGTATCGGTCAGCCTGCCTGCCGATCCCGTACTGCTCGACGCCGTCGTGGCCACCGAGTTGTCCGCCGCGGTCGTCAACGCGCTCGACAATGTGGTCGCGCACGCCGGGCCGGACGCGCATGCCTATGTGCTGCTCGAAGACCTCGGCGACACGATCACGGTGAGCATCCGTGACGACGGCACCGGGATTCCCGAAGGGCGGCTCGAGGAGGCGGTGCGCGAGGGCCGCATCGGTGTCGCGAAATCGATTGTCGGACGGATGGACTGGCTCGGTGGCAGCGCCAAGCTGACCACCGCGCCGGAGAGCGGGACGGAATGGGAACTGACGCTACCCCGACGGTGA
- a CDS encoding putative membrane protein (DUF2339) — MTEPQRAVVARLSADVAAISAYLARVSSDLTELDRQLTSLPQYQPQYQPHAYPAPPQHPSHHAAPVASSPPPPPPSSRGEGWIGKLLAVVGVAVTLIGVVFLLVLAAQAGLLRPEIRVAAGAVLAGGLVGAGWWLYRRPGGRTGAVALAATGIAAAYMDVIALTTIYDWVAAPAGLVLAALIGGGGLTLARRWNSEQLGLLVLVPLLVLAPIVVGGVTLLLVAFMLALSAASLPVQIGKDWLWLHAARIAAGTLPLLVALIGVYFDDGRDLWLVGACAIAALLAIAGALILLPGTANKSAMAVLTGAGLLPVLSVALAVDRIVAALMAAALAAGLLAIVLISDRLPGVDGAVQRIWTVLSALSALIAVVVAFDGPIAGPVLLAMALVVATAGRQLVMAKAISIGFAVVGAVYYLNWAPPDTLMRGTATSGGVAASTLIASVLLIAWSVTIVWAFDRRNSAWWAVAAAVAGYAVTTFAVTTGVLVGGTDSGFYAGHMAATICWIGLAAALFGYAARLPRADRSVPIAGGLALVAAAVAKLFLFDLGTLDGIFRVVVFIVVGLVLLGMGAGYARLLDRQDQQNDL, encoded by the coding sequence ATGACCGAACCGCAGCGTGCCGTCGTCGCCCGCCTGTCCGCTGATGTCGCCGCGATCTCTGCGTACCTGGCGCGGGTGTCGTCGGACTTGACCGAACTTGACCGGCAGCTGACGTCCTTACCGCAATACCAGCCGCAGTACCAGCCGCATGCCTACCCAGCGCCGCCGCAGCATCCGTCGCATCACGCTGCGCCCGTTGCGTCTTCACCTCCACCGCCTCCGCCTTCATCCCGGGGCGAAGGCTGGATCGGCAAGCTGCTGGCGGTCGTCGGTGTCGCGGTGACGCTGATCGGGGTGGTGTTCCTCCTCGTGCTGGCCGCGCAGGCGGGCCTGTTGAGGCCCGAGATCCGCGTCGCGGCCGGGGCGGTACTGGCCGGTGGGCTTGTGGGCGCAGGCTGGTGGCTGTATCGCAGGCCCGGCGGCCGCACCGGGGCCGTCGCCCTGGCGGCGACCGGTATCGCCGCGGCGTACATGGACGTCATCGCGTTGACCACGATCTACGACTGGGTGGCCGCGCCCGCTGGACTGGTACTCGCCGCGTTGATCGGCGGCGGCGGGCTCACGCTGGCCCGGCGCTGGAACTCCGAGCAGCTGGGGCTGCTCGTCCTGGTGCCGTTGTTGGTGCTGGCGCCGATCGTGGTCGGGGGTGTGACGCTGCTGCTCGTGGCGTTCATGCTCGCGCTGTCCGCGGCCTCGCTGCCCGTGCAGATCGGCAAGGACTGGCTCTGGCTGCACGCCGCCCGCATCGCGGCCGGCACACTGCCGCTGCTGGTGGCGCTCATCGGCGTGTATTTCGACGACGGCCGCGATCTGTGGCTGGTCGGCGCGTGCGCCATCGCGGCGCTGCTCGCGATCGCCGGCGCGCTGATCCTGCTGCCGGGGACGGCCAACAAGTCGGCGATGGCCGTGCTGACGGGGGCAGGTCTGCTGCCGGTGCTGTCGGTCGCGCTGGCCGTCGACCGCATCGTCGCAGCGCTGATGGCGGCCGCACTGGCGGCCGGACTGCTTGCCATCGTGCTCATCAGCGACCGATTGCCGGGTGTGGACGGCGCGGTGCAGCGCATCTGGACGGTGCTCTCCGCACTATCGGCGCTGATCGCGGTGGTGGTGGCGTTCGACGGCCCGATCGCGGGGCCGGTCCTGCTGGCGATGGCGCTGGTGGTCGCGACGGCAGGACGGCAGCTCGTCATGGCCAAGGCGATCTCGATCGGCTTCGCGGTCGTGGGCGCCGTCTACTACCTGAACTGGGCCCCGCCGGACACGCTGATGCGGGGGACGGCGACCAGCGGCGGGGTGGCGGCGTCGACGCTGATCGCCAGCGTCCTGCTGATCGCGTGGTCGGTGACGATCGTGTGGGCGTTCGACCGCAGAAACTCGGCCTGGTGGGCGGTCGCGGCCGCGGTGGCCGGATATGCGGTCACCACGTTCGCCGTCACGACCGGCGTGTTGGTTGGCGGCACCGACAGCGGCTTCTACGCCGGTCACATGGCGGCGACCATCTGCTGGATCGGTCTGGCCGCGGCGTTGTTCGGCTACGCGGCGCGGTTGCCACGAGCCGACCGCTCGGTTCCGATCGCCGGGGGACTGGCGCTGGTGGCCGCGGCGGTGGCGAAGTTGTTCCTGTTCGACCTGGGCACGCTCGACGGGATCTTCCGGGTGGTGGTGTTCATCGTCGTCGGCCTGGTGCTGTTGGGCATGGGCGCCGGATATGCCCGCCTCTTGGACAGGCAAGACCAACAAAATGACCTCTGA
- the narL_2 gene encoding response regulator containing a CheY-like receiver domain and an HTH DNA-binding domain: protein MVVDDHPIWRDAVARDLEEDGFTVVATADGVGAARRRAAAVQPDVVVMDMRLADGDGAQATAEVLAVSPSSKILVLSASDEREDVLEAVKAGATGYLVKSASKQELGDAVRATAEGRAVFTPGLAGLVLGEYRRIAQNRGGPETPSLTERETEILRYVAKGLTAKQIAARLSLSHRTVENHVQATFRKLQVANRVELARYAIEHGLDE, encoded by the coding sequence ATGGTCGTCGACGACCATCCCATCTGGCGCGACGCGGTGGCCCGCGACCTCGAAGAGGACGGTTTCACCGTGGTCGCCACGGCCGACGGCGTCGGCGCAGCGCGGCGCCGCGCCGCGGCGGTACAGCCCGATGTGGTGGTGATGGACATGCGGCTCGCCGACGGCGACGGCGCGCAGGCGACCGCGGAAGTGCTCGCCGTGTCGCCGTCATCGAAAATCCTTGTGCTGTCGGCATCCGACGAACGTGAGGACGTGCTCGAGGCGGTGAAGGCCGGGGCGACCGGATATCTGGTGAAGAGCGCGTCGAAGCAGGAACTCGGCGATGCGGTGCGCGCCACGGCCGAGGGCAGGGCCGTCTTCACCCCCGGCCTGGCGGGCCTGGTGCTCGGCGAGTACCGGCGGATCGCCCAGAATCGCGGCGGGCCCGAGACGCCGAGCCTGACCGAGCGGGAGACCGAGATCCTTCGCTACGTCGCCAAAGGGTTGACCGCCAAACAGATCGCGGCGCGGTTGTCGCTGAGCCACCGCACCGTCGAGAACCACGTGCAGGCCACGTTCCGCAAGCTGCAGGTCGCCAACCGCGTCGAGTTGGCGCGATATGCGATCGAACACGGGTTGGACGAGTAG
- a CDS encoding Polyketide cyclase / dehydrase and lipid transport, whose amino-acid sequence MADGWTYSQWVVGNSRMRAVDPNWPAPGSEIRHSVGVWPLLLDDKTVVEKSVPPEELVLHAKGRPFGGARITLRLFEIPDGCRVEMTEVPVSGPAAVMPNKLTDLAVYPRNRETLWRLAALAERLKPTEVES is encoded by the coding sequence ATGGCCGACGGGTGGACCTACTCGCAATGGGTGGTCGGCAACAGCCGGATGCGGGCTGTCGACCCGAACTGGCCGGCGCCCGGATCCGAGATCCGCCATTCGGTGGGCGTCTGGCCCCTGCTGCTCGACGATAAAACCGTGGTGGAGAAGAGTGTGCCGCCCGAGGAGTTGGTCCTGCACGCCAAGGGCCGGCCTTTCGGAGGCGCGCGAATCACTCTGCGGCTGTTCGAGATTCCCGACGGATGCCGGGTGGAGATGACGGAAGTCCCGGTGAGCGGTCCAGCCGCGGTGATGCCCAACAAGCTGACCGACCTCGCCGTCTACCCCCGTAACCGCGAAACCCTCTGGCGGCTGGCCGCCCTGGCCGAGCGCCTCAAACCGACTGAGGTCGAGAGCTGA
- the glnH gene encoding periplasmic component of amino acid ABC-type transporter/signal transduction system gives MLGECHNRRGGFWRFAVVFAAAGALAMSGCASGGGGGGGDATSASPTAPAAKVDEIANTVPEDIKSSGELIVGVNIPYKPNEFKDPSGKIVGFDVDLMNAIAATLGLTPEYREADFARIIPSIQGGTFDVGMSSFTDTKEREKSVDFVTYFNAGTLWAQRPEAPIDPNNACGKKVAVQATTYQDTDELPAKSRACTDAGKPPIEIVRFDGQDAATNAVVLGQTDAMSADSPVTSYAIKETNGKLEAAGEIFDSAPYGWPVQKGSALAQSLQKALEHLIETGTYKEIAANWGVENGMIDKPVINGAVS, from the coding sequence GTGTTAGGTGAGTGTCACAACCGTCGAGGTGGATTCTGGCGTTTCGCAGTCGTATTCGCCGCGGCCGGCGCCCTGGCGATGTCCGGCTGCGCCAGCGGTGGCGGAGGCGGCGGTGGGGATGCCACCAGTGCATCCCCGACGGCGCCGGCGGCGAAGGTCGACGAGATCGCCAATACCGTTCCAGAGGACATCAAGTCGAGCGGAGAGCTGATCGTCGGGGTCAACATCCCCTACAAACCCAACGAGTTCAAGGATCCCAGCGGCAAGATCGTGGGCTTCGACGTCGACCTGATGAACGCGATCGCGGCCACGCTCGGCTTGACGCCCGAATACCGCGAGGCGGACTTCGCCAGGATCATCCCGTCGATCCAGGGAGGCACCTTCGATGTGGGGATGTCGTCGTTCACCGACACCAAGGAACGCGAGAAGTCAGTCGACTTCGTGACCTACTTCAACGCCGGGACTCTGTGGGCTCAGCGACCGGAGGCGCCGATCGACCCCAACAACGCGTGCGGCAAGAAGGTTGCGGTTCAGGCCACCACCTATCAAGACACCGACGAGCTGCCTGCGAAGAGCAGGGCGTGCACCGACGCGGGCAAGCCACCGATCGAGATCGTCAGATTCGACGGGCAGGACGCCGCCACCAACGCGGTGGTGCTCGGCCAGACCGACGCGATGTCGGCCGACTCTCCGGTGACCTCGTACGCGATCAAGGAGACCAACGGCAAGCTCGAAGCCGCCGGTGAGATCTTCGATTCGGCGCCGTACGGCTGGCCCGTGCAGAAGGGATCGGCCCTCGCGCAGTCGCTGCAGAAGGCGCTCGAGCATCTGATCGAAACCGGCACCTACAAAGAGATCGCCGCCAATTGGGGCGTCGAGAACGGGATGATCGACAAGCCGGTCATCAACGGCGCCGTCTCATAA
- the artM_1 gene encoding polar amino acid ABC transporter ATPase has translation MTPMVKAEAVCKNFGALQVLKGVTLEIGRGEVLCMVGPSGSGKSTFLRCINHLEKVNAGRLYVDGELIGYRQRGNKIHEMPPREAARQRRDIGMVFQHFNLFPHRTALENIIEAPIHVKRVKKDEAVARARDLLDQVGLTAKADAYPAQLSGGQQQRVAIARALAMSPKLMLFDEPTSALDPELVGEVLEVMKKLAAEGMTMVVVTHEMGFAREVANHLVFMDGGVVVESGPPRDVLADPKHERTKAFLSKVL, from the coding sequence GTGACACCGATGGTCAAAGCCGAGGCCGTCTGTAAGAACTTCGGTGCGTTGCAGGTTCTCAAAGGCGTCACACTCGAGATCGGGCGCGGCGAAGTGCTGTGCATGGTGGGGCCGTCCGGTTCGGGCAAGTCCACGTTCCTGCGGTGCATCAACCACCTCGAAAAGGTCAACGCCGGGCGCCTGTACGTGGACGGAGAGCTGATCGGATACCGGCAGCGGGGCAACAAGATTCACGAGATGCCTCCGCGCGAAGCGGCCCGGCAGCGCCGCGACATCGGCATGGTGTTCCAGCACTTCAACCTGTTTCCCCACCGCACCGCGTTGGAGAACATCATCGAGGCACCCATTCACGTCAAGCGCGTCAAGAAGGACGAGGCGGTCGCGCGTGCCCGAGACCTGCTCGACCAGGTGGGGCTGACCGCCAAGGCCGACGCCTATCCCGCCCAGCTGTCCGGAGGGCAGCAGCAACGCGTCGCGATCGCCCGCGCTCTGGCGATGAGCCCCAAACTGATGCTGTTCGACGAGCCCACGTCGGCGCTGGACCCCGAGCTTGTGGGTGAGGTGCTCGAAGTGATGAAAAAGCTTGCCGCCGAGGGGATGACGATGGTGGTGGTGACACACGAAATGGGGTTCGCCCGCGAGGTGGCCAACCATCTGGTGTTCATGGACGGCGGCGTGGTCGTGGAGAGCGGACCGCCGCGCGACGTGCTGGCCGACCCGAAGCACGAACGCACGAAGGCGTTTCTGTCCAAGGTGCTGTAG